Proteins from a genomic interval of Niabella soli DSM 19437:
- a CDS encoding LacI family DNA-binding transcriptional regulator, which translates to MVRCIHCGEVHAITRSGIVRGKQRYYCKDCKLYFILKEEATVTPARPHMTTIVDIAKALCISKSTVSRALHEHSDINEQTRNDVLDMARKLDYQPNLLAQSLVKSKSNNIGIIVPEFLTYFFPTIIMAAQEVATKAGYNVIICQSQESYKIEKANAHVLLSNRVDGVLISMSCQTKNFEHFRTFEKHGIPVVFFNRVCEEIDSSKVYVDDYKGSFLAVEHLIKSGYKNIAHIGGPLSLQLTYNRLNGYRAALKKYGLPSGKDQVIHCDLSKKGAINAAETLLSKRRNRPDAVFCVNDPVAIQLIMVARQKKIPVPRELGVVGFSDDPMAEIIDPGLTTIQQPVSVIGREAMELLLRSIQTEGKAQPIVKSLKPKLVIRGSSVR; encoded by the coding sequence GTGGTTCGTTGTATTCATTGCGGAGAAGTGCATGCAATTACCCGGTCCGGCATCGTTCGGGGTAAGCAACGTTATTATTGCAAGGATTGCAAGCTCTATTTTATTTTAAAAGAGGAGGCAACCGTAACACCGGCCCGTCCGCACATGACCACCATTGTTGATATTGCAAAGGCGCTCTGCATATCTAAATCAACCGTATCGCGTGCCTTACATGAGCACAGCGACATTAATGAACAAACGAGAAATGATGTATTGGATATGGCGCGCAAGCTGGATTACCAGCCCAACCTGCTGGCGCAGAGCCTTGTAAAAAGCAAATCAAACAATATCGGCATTATTGTGCCGGAGTTCCTTACCTATTTTTTTCCTACCATTATTATGGCCGCACAGGAAGTGGCCACCAAAGCGGGTTACAATGTAATTATTTGTCAGTCGCAGGAGTCGTATAAGATTGAAAAAGCCAATGCTCATGTGTTATTGTCCAACCGGGTGGACGGGGTGCTGATTTCCATGTCGTGCCAGACAAAGAATTTTGAGCATTTCAGGACATTTGAAAAACACGGCATTCCCGTGGTGTTTTTTAACCGGGTGTGCGAGGAAATAGATTCTTCAAAGGTATATGTGGACGATTATAAAGGATCATTTCTGGCGGTGGAGCACCTTATAAAAAGCGGGTATAAAAATATAGCGCATATTGGCGGGCCCCTCTCGCTGCAGTTGACCTATAACCGGCTGAATGGCTACCGGGCGGCTTTGAAGAAATATGGCCTGCCGTCGGGGAAGGATCAGGTTATTCATTGCGACCTGTCGAAAAAAGGAGCGATCAATGCTGCAGAAACGCTGCTCTCAAAAAGGCGGAACCGCCCCGATGCTGTTTTTTGCGTGAACGATCCGGTTGCTATTCAATTAATTATGGTGGCCAGACAAAAGAAGATTCCTGTTCCCCGGGAGCTGGGTGTGGTGGGTTTTAGTGATGATCCCATGGCTGAAATTATTGATCCCGGTCTTACAACCATACAGCAACCCGTAAGCGTTATTGGCCGGGAAGCAATGGAATTGTTGCTCCGGAGTATTCAAACAGAGGGGAAAGCCCAACCCATCGTAAAATCACTAAAACCAAAGCTGGTGATCAGGGGCTCTTCTGTGCGGTAA
- a CDS encoding SusC/RagA family TonB-linked outer membrane protein gives MKKNCSIKAFLLKVFCSAVVIIAGLFLQTATAQSTLREVKGRVTDETGSPVRGASVIISGASKGTQTDPNGQFTLTAVAANASLVVSHKGFISDSVMVKNNKPLVLVLRQDIQNLNDVVVVGYGTQRKIASTGSIASVKAADITQTPVVNVAQGLAARVSGVQITQNNAAPGGNISVRIRGTNSINGSSEPLYIVDGIQISNGGGVTDVSPLSTINPNDIESVEILKDASAAAIYGARGANGVVLITTKRGKKGATRIQFDTYYGSQRITKKLKMMNAAQFAQLENDIYNTAIYPDPQSLGQGTDWQDIIYRKAPIQNYQVSVSGGSEKTNFSLSGNYFDQDGIIIGSSFKRYSLRATIDHTINEHFKTGTSILTSYTINNNIPTGINSIDGPLVKSGIVGATLGAPPTLVPYREDGSEWPFSDQFNSRYREISNPVGLTQILDQNTIKRTLANVYLEAKANKDLSYRGTFNADIGGTLNDYYSPLSIVGQAERNVNSGSAAKGNSNSLNWLHESILTYNKTFGDHSLKFTGVYALQHINNNSNSISASGFPNDATTDESVGLATNRTVSSYRSKEVLNSWMGRINYGYANKYFVDVTARYDGASKFGENHKWGFFPAVAGAWRIIEEPFLKNSTWLSDLKLRASYGLTGNAAAISPYQSLALIGGGSNYIFDHVYTIGLSPTGIPNPDLRWEKSTQTNVGIDVGILNNRINLVADYYDKTTKDLLFVKSLPLSSGYTAVTGNFASIQNRGIEFSVNAKILTGAFRWNANANFTRNRNKLLALADGVQEYVLNPYSVLQVGQPLGIFKTYVFNGIYQTGETVLPGSGSRIGGVKVADLNNDGQITGADQKITGNANPKFIFGFSSDLSYKNFDLSFFLSGVQGNKIFNLSRYTFENPLGGRNVVEGAVNRWSPTNPNNEYASGYQGGRLPVSDRFVEEGSYLRLKNITLGYRLPPIKGISSVRVYVSGNNLLTLTKYSGYDPEVNSFGGSNTLIGIDNLVYPMSRSFLAGLQVTF, from the coding sequence ATGAAAAAAAATTGTTCCATCAAAGCATTTTTGCTAAAAGTATTTTGCAGCGCCGTCGTAATCATTGCCGGGCTGTTTTTGCAAACCGCAACGGCGCAATCCACCCTGCGGGAGGTTAAGGGCCGCGTTACCGATGAAACCGGCAGCCCGGTCCGCGGGGCTTCGGTTATCATTTCCGGCGCTTCCAAAGGAACACAAACAGACCCTAACGGACAGTTTACTCTAACGGCGGTTGCTGCCAATGCAAGCCTGGTGGTTTCCCATAAGGGTTTTATATCCGATTCTGTTATGGTAAAAAATAACAAGCCGCTGGTATTGGTATTGCGGCAGGATATCCAGAACCTGAATGATGTAGTAGTAGTCGGATATGGTACCCAGCGAAAAATAGCTTCAACCGGCTCCATCGCATCTGTAAAGGCGGCAGACATTACCCAAACCCCTGTTGTGAATGTTGCCCAGGGGCTGGCGGCACGGGTATCCGGGGTGCAGATCACGCAGAACAATGCTGCCCCCGGGGGAAATATCAGCGTCCGCATCCGGGGAACCAACTCCATCAACGGATCATCTGAACCGCTGTATATTGTCGATGGCATCCAGATCTCCAATGGCGGTGGTGTTACGGATGTAAGCCCCTTATCCACGATCAACCCGAATGATATTGAATCGGTGGAAATTTTAAAAGACGCTTCTGCGGCGGCCATTTACGGCGCCCGGGGGGCCAACGGTGTGGTGCTGATCACCACCAAGCGGGGGAAGAAAGGCGCTACACGCATTCAGTTCGACACGTATTATGGCAGCCAGCGCATCACCAAAAAATTAAAAATGATGAATGCTGCACAATTTGCGCAGCTCGAAAACGATATTTACAATACCGCTATTTATCCTGATCCGCAATCGCTGGGACAAGGAACCGATTGGCAGGATATTATTTATCGCAAAGCTCCTATTCAAAACTACCAGGTTTCGGTAAGCGGCGGTTCAGAAAAAACAAACTTTTCGTTATCGGGGAACTATTTCGACCAGGATGGCATCATCATCGGTTCCTCCTTTAAACGTTATTCCCTGAGGGCTACTATTGATCATACGATCAATGAACATTTCAAAACCGGTACCAGTATCCTCACCAGTTATACGATCAACAATAATATTCCCACGGGTATTAATTCCATCGACGGGCCGCTGGTAAAAAGTGGTATTGTGGGAGCAACCCTCGGTGCGCCGCCCACGCTGGTCCCGTACCGGGAAGACGGCAGCGAATGGCCTTTCTCCGACCAGTTTAACAGCCGCTACCGGGAAATATCGAACCCGGTAGGGTTGACGCAAATTTTGGATCAGAACACTATTAAACGCACGCTGGCCAACGTGTACCTGGAAGCTAAGGCAAATAAAGACCTCAGCTACCGGGGTACTTTTAATGCAGACATCGGGGGCACGCTCAACGATTATTATTCTCCGCTTTCCATTGTAGGGCAGGCAGAACGGAATGTAAATTCCGGAAGCGCGGCCAAAGGAAATTCCAACAGTCTGAACTGGCTGCATGAAAGCATTCTTACCTATAACAAAACATTTGGCGATCATTCGCTGAAGTTTACGGGCGTATATGCGCTGCAACATATTAACAATAACTCCAACTCCATTTCTGCAAGTGGCTTCCCCAATGATGCCACTACAGACGAGTCCGTTGGTTTAGCCACCAACCGTACCGTAAGCAGCTACCGGTCTAAGGAAGTGCTGAACTCCTGGATGGGGCGGATCAACTATGGTTATGCCAACAAATATTTTGTTGATGTTACCGCGCGGTATGACGGCGCCTCCAAATTTGGCGAAAATCATAAATGGGGCTTCTTCCCCGCCGTTGCCGGCGCCTGGCGTATTATTGAAGAACCGTTCCTTAAAAACAGTACCTGGCTGAGCGATCTTAAACTGAGAGCCAGTTACGGGTTAACGGGTAATGCCGCGGCCATTTCTCCCTACCAGTCGCTGGCGCTCATCGGTGGTGGCAGCAATTACATATTTGATCATGTGTATACCATTGGTTTAAGCCCCACCGGCATACCCAACCCTGATCTGCGCTGGGAAAAATCCACACAAACCAATGTGGGGATCGATGTGGGGATTTTAAACAACCGGATCAACCTTGTGGCGGACTATTATGATAAAACCACAAAAGATCTGTTATTTGTGAAGTCACTGCCGCTTTCTTCCGGCTATACTGCTGTAACCGGCAACTTTGCCAGCATACAGAACCGTGGCATTGAGTTTTCTGTGAATGCAAAAATTCTTACCGGTGCTTTCCGGTGGAACGCCAATGCCAATTTTACCCGCAACCGGAACAAGTTGTTAGCCCTTGCAGACGGGGTTCAGGAATATGTATTAAACCCTTATAGCGTGTTGCAGGTAGGTCAGCCATTGGGCATCTTTAAAACCTATGTCTTTAACGGTATTTATCAAACCGGCGAAACCGTATTGCCCGGAAGTGGCAGCAGGATCGGAGGCGTGAAAGTGGCTGATTTGAACAACGACGGCCAGATTACCGGGGCCGATCAGAAAATCACGGGTAATGCAAATCCGAAATTTATTTTTGGTTTTTCTTCCGACCTCAGTTATAAGAATTTTGATCTCTCCTTTTTCCTTTCCGGTGTTCAGGGCAATAAAATATTCAACCTGAGCCGGTACACTTTTGAAAACCCGCTGGGTGGGCGAAACGTGGTGGAAGGAGCCGTGAACCGGTGGTCGCCCACTAACCCCAATAATGAGTATGCCAGCGGATACCAGGGTGGTCGTTTGCCCGTTTCCGACCGGTTTGTTGAAGAGGGTTCTTACCTGCGTTTAAAGAACATTACGCTGGGCTATCGCCTGCCGCCTATTAAAGGGATCAGCAGTGTACGCGTTTATGTAAGTGGAAACAACCTGCTTACCCTTACAAAATACAGCGGCTATGATCCGGAAGTAAATTCCTTCGGAGGCTCCAATACGCTGATCGGGATCGATAACCTGGTGTACCCCATGTCCCGTTCCTTCCTGGCAGGTTTACAGGTCACCTTTTAA
- a CDS encoding RagB/SusD family nutrient uptake outer membrane protein: MISIAHTMKNKKQYRFLSYVSGCLCILVLAASCSKQLKEQPYSSIFTDNFYKTAADAEAALVAVYGPLPDMYSTAATCASDFSADQMYPRPVVGRDTYTLFSYDANYTTQKSFSRQFESPEQIWQSCYAGIEKANGVISKVPNTNMDTARRAVIIAEAFYMRAFYLWTLTKNFGDVVIKTTPSANIADAMVGTSPRADVYKQIFADLDVAVQALPSYSGSIRKGSPSKEVALALYAKAALYNENWSLALDKAKSVINSGKYGLMDNVLDVFNVDKEDVARKENMWALECERTSPGFSTQVIGLFGPKNSDGPQYAPTTYGSAFMYQSFFDSFDPADQRRQLMDTFYINKQGKVVHQKDITPITQHGVLIKKYRDPNATGQNGAINIQIFRLADVYLIAAEAAARQNGVTTEALDYVNTVRHRAGLADLDASLNKDQLIAAILQERSWELFGEGDRWYDLTRTNTFLQVVPKCVNDVYPVRTPQARNRYFPIPLDEVNANSKLEQNPDWK, translated from the coding sequence ATGATTTCAATTGCCCATACAATGAAAAATAAAAAACAATATAGATTCCTTTCGTATGTCAGCGGATGTCTTTGCATTCTGGTACTGGCAGCCTCCTGCTCCAAGCAATTAAAGGAACAACCCTATTCTTCCATTTTTACAGATAACTTTTATAAAACGGCAGCCGATGCCGAGGCCGCATTGGTAGCCGTGTATGGCCCTCTGCCAGACATGTACAGCACCGCAGCAACCTGTGCTTCTGATTTTAGCGCCGATCAGATGTATCCCCGGCCGGTGGTGGGAAGAGACACGTATACCCTTTTTAGTTACGATGCCAACTATACCACACAAAAGAGCTTCAGCCGGCAGTTTGAATCGCCGGAGCAGATCTGGCAGTCCTGCTACGCAGGAATTGAAAAAGCCAACGGAGTCATCAGCAAAGTGCCTAATACCAATATGGACACCGCCCGGAGAGCGGTGATCATTGCAGAGGCTTTTTATATGCGCGCGTTTTATTTATGGACACTGACAAAAAATTTCGGAGACGTAGTGATCAAAACCACGCCCAGCGCTAATATTGCCGATGCAATGGTAGGAACCTCCCCTCGCGCCGATGTGTATAAACAGATTTTTGCGGATCTGGATGTAGCGGTACAGGCACTCCCGTCTTATTCCGGGAGCATCCGGAAAGGCAGCCCTTCAAAAGAAGTGGCCCTGGCCTTATATGCAAAAGCTGCGTTGTATAATGAAAACTGGTCGCTGGCCCTGGACAAAGCCAAAAGCGTGATCAACTCCGGCAAGTATGGTCTTATGGATAACGTACTGGATGTGTTTAATGTGGACAAAGAAGATGTTGCCCGCAAAGAGAACATGTGGGCGTTGGAATGTGAGCGCACTTCTCCTGGGTTCTCTACCCAGGTGATTGGTCTCTTTGGCCCCAAAAACAGCGACGGGCCGCAATACGCTCCCACCACTTACGGATCGGCATTTATGTACCAGTCCTTTTTTGATTCTTTTGATCCGGCCGACCAGCGCCGGCAACTTATGGATACCTTTTATATCAATAAACAGGGAAAGGTGGTGCACCAGAAAGATATCACCCCGATAACCCAGCACGGAGTACTGATTAAAAAATATAGGGATCCGAATGCCACCGGACAGAACGGGGCCATCAATATCCAGATCTTCCGGCTGGCCGACGTATACCTGATCGCCGCAGAAGCCGCCGCCCGTCAAAATGGGGTAACCACGGAAGCGTTGGATTATGTGAATACGGTGCGTCACCGGGCAGGGCTTGCAGACCTGGACGCAAGCCTCAACAAAGATCAGCTTATTGCTGCCATACTCCAGGAACGCAGTTGGGAGCTTTTCGGCGAAGGCGACCGCTGGTATGACTTAACCCGTACCAATACTTTTTTACAGGTGGTTCCCAAATGTGTTAACGACGTGTATCCGGTGCGGACGCCGCAGGCAAGAAACCGGTATTTCCCCATTCCGCTGGATGAGGTAAATGCGAACTCAAAACTGGAACAAAACCCGGATTGGAAATGA
- a CDS encoding golvesin C-terminal-like domain-containing protein, translating into MMKRKKFIQQIGKGLALSTLPMAYTNVAASAAVTPKKPEEKVPDGIYRPEGYHLVWEDDFKSNKLDESEWFYRRDIKMNSAQRPENVSVADGRLLLAMKQEDFLGMRYTGAGIVSKRRWQHGYYEVKAKLTNAKGWHHSFWAQEGTGFLTFSSDRSMEIDIFEMESTKASNHNLWIYPDGWSSRQKKWHSVPNKDLGFDAADDYHIYGYEYTTEGIKFFVDGKITHTIEAPEEDHKHYSLNLWLTVIATQTNVETKLPVYDYIEYIRCYAKDPDAPLPPKWEPAYEKGTTIYIDNSDAWGFNMGDYWEIAAEGNFYGHNYYKYKRKETYNPLRDWALFRPFISEAGNYDIYLRWVAGADRCSKVPLEIWYDGGLKNDTTKSINQQEHNGEWVKIGNYPFRQGWNNLIKLIVRNTGYVIADAAKFVKTS; encoded by the coding sequence ATGATGAAAAGAAAAAAATTCATACAGCAAATAGGCAAAGGGCTTGCCTTATCAACCCTGCCGATGGCTTATACTAATGTAGCGGCGTCTGCCGCTGTTACTCCGAAAAAACCAGAAGAAAAGGTACCAGATGGCATCTACCGCCCTGAAGGGTATCATCTTGTTTGGGAAGATGATTTCAAGAGTAACAAATTGGATGAATCGGAGTGGTTTTACCGCAGAGACATAAAGATGAACAGCGCCCAACGACCCGAAAATGTTAGCGTAGCGGATGGCCGGCTGCTATTGGCCATGAAGCAGGAAGATTTTTTAGGCATGCGTTATACCGGTGCCGGTATTGTATCAAAAAGAAGATGGCAGCATGGCTATTATGAGGTAAAAGCAAAGCTTACCAATGCCAAAGGCTGGCATCACTCTTTTTGGGCGCAGGAAGGAACGGGGTTTTTAACCTTCAGTTCGGACCGGTCTATGGAAATAGATATTTTTGAGATGGAATCAACCAAAGCTTCCAACCATAACCTGTGGATCTATCCGGATGGATGGTCCTCCCGCCAAAAGAAATGGCACTCCGTTCCCAATAAAGACCTGGGTTTTGATGCCGCAGATGACTATCATATATATGGCTATGAATATACAACGGAAGGAATAAAATTTTTTGTTGATGGGAAAATCACCCATACCATTGAGGCTCCGGAAGAGGATCATAAACACTATTCCTTAAATCTTTGGCTTACCGTTATTGCCACTCAAACCAATGTTGAAACAAAACTGCCGGTATATGATTATATTGAATATATCCGCTGTTATGCTAAAGACCCCGATGCACCATTACCCCCCAAATGGGAACCGGCCTATGAAAAAGGAACAACCATTTACATAGACAATTCTGACGCCTGGGGATTTAATATGGGCGATTACTGGGAAATAGCCGCAGAAGGCAACTTTTATGGCCACAACTATTATAAATACAAGCGTAAGGAAACCTATAATCCTTTGCGGGATTGGGCGCTGTTCAGGCCCTTTATAAGTGAAGCGGGCAATTACGATATTTATTTAAGATGGGTGGCTGGTGCAGACAGATGCAGTAAGGTTCCCCTGGAGATCTGGTACGACGGCGGGTTGAAAAATGATACCACAAAATCCATTAACCAGCAGGAACATAACGGCGAATGGGTGAAGATCGGCAACTATCCCTTCCGGCAGGGCTGGAATAATCTGATCAAATTGATCGTCCGCAATACCGGATATGTGATCGCAGATGCTGCAAAATTTGTAAAAACCTCCTGA
- a CDS encoding sialate O-acetylesterase: protein MKKLSLVILSVLVLSAAASAQKALFLVAGQSNGVGQGDASLSVKNTTAPLYEYVFTGNTFCLLADPVGQEELHLQQAHTGSAWPSFAAAYHKLTKDTVIIIAAARGGSSCNYKAELPSMGTWDTVGTLPLFDSALLKTKAAIRLAKCPLNGIIWSQGERDANAINAGRLTPEEYAQTLQLLIGRFRKALGAVPFYIIQTGYYRNHPKKGFDAVRRAQVQLCNTKQQVYMVYDQTGTFEQKGWMKDDIHYNQTALNHIGVIAAQKIAAQKK, encoded by the coding sequence ATGAAAAAATTGAGCCTTGTTATATTATCCGTGCTCGTATTATCCGCTGCGGCCAGCGCGCAAAAAGCACTGTTCCTGGTGGCAGGGCAAAGCAATGGTGTGGGGCAGGGCGATGCGTCTTTGTCTGTAAAAAACACCACGGCGCCTTTATATGAATATGTATTTACAGGCAACACCTTTTGTTTGTTGGCAGACCCCGTAGGGCAGGAAGAACTCCATTTACAACAGGCACATACCGGCAGCGCCTGGCCCTCGTTTGCTGCAGCCTATCATAAACTTACAAAAGATACGGTCATCATTATTGCGGCGGCAAGAGGGGGCAGTTCCTGCAATTATAAAGCAGAACTGCCCAGCATGGGCACCTGGGACACTGTTGGTACATTACCATTGTTTGACAGCGCCCTCTTAAAAACAAAAGCAGCAATAAGGCTCGCCAAATGCCCGCTAAATGGAATCATTTGGAGCCAGGGCGAACGCGATGCCAATGCCATAAATGCCGGGCGGTTGACCCCGGAAGAATATGCCCAAACCTTACAATTGCTGATCGGCCGGTTCAGAAAGGCCCTGGGTGCCGTGCCGTTTTACATTATCCAAACAGGCTATTATCGCAATCATCCTAAAAAGGGATTTGATGCAGTGCGGAGGGCACAGGTGCAGCTCTGCAACACCAAGCAACAGGTTTATATGGTTTATGATCAGACAGGAACTTTTGAGCAAAAAGGCTGGATGAAAGATGACATCCACTACAATCAAACAGCATTGAACCACATCGGAGTCATTGCTGCACAAAAAATTGCAGCACAAAAAAAGTAA
- a CDS encoding FAD-dependent oxidoreductase, whose protein sequence is MIKSESSDKRRFPLVPINADLVITGGGLSGICCAITAARQGLKVALVQDRSVLGGNASSEVRLWVLGATSHMGNNNRWAREGGLVDEILVENTYRNPEGNPIIFDSILLDKVKQEPNIELLLNTVVYDLDKKEELITAVKAYCSQNQTEYYLKAPLFCDASGDGVLGFLAGAAFRMGAESKQEFNEPFAPTEEYGELLGHSLYFYSKDTGRPVKFIPPAFALEDIKTIPRFRSFNAKEYGCKLWWIEYGGRMDTVHDTEKIKWELWKVVYGVWNYIKNSGNFPESETLTLEWVGMIPGKRESRRFEGDYILKQQDIVEQRHHADAIAFGGWSIDLHPADGIYSSAPGCDQWHSKGIYPIPYRCIYSKNIKNLFLAGRIISSSHVAFASSRVMATSAYVAQAVAIAARLCKEHQCLPADIINNGKITLLQQELIHTGQYIPGIHLPDPGNITTLATITASSELQLQELPADGQFLDLDPAIAQMLPFGGGKIPDISLLVYSETDTVLHAELRICSRTGSYTPDTTLAAFHYTLRPGANQVSVRPDIVLDGEQYIFLVLHKNPAVKVARSSQRITGILSIFNTINPAVSNYGRQEPPENIGMDPFEFWCPQRRPAGHNLALTLSEPVNGFTATSIKNGIARPTTQPNAWVADFKDAQPSITLQWKQPVTIKKIALSFDTDFDHPMESVLMTHPETVMPFCVRDYVIYNDQGEKIYEKKGNYQTRNTIYFEEGAHTTQIKIAPQHPSSTTPAALFEVLCFE, encoded by the coding sequence ATGATAAAATCAGAAAGCAGTGACAAGCGGCGCTTTCCGCTGGTGCCCATTAATGCAGACCTGGTCATAACCGGAGGCGGGTTGTCTGGTATTTGCTGCGCCATCACTGCTGCCCGGCAGGGATTGAAAGTAGCATTGGTACAGGATCGCAGCGTGTTAGGCGGTAACGCCAGCAGCGAAGTGCGCCTGTGGGTGCTGGGCGCCACTTCCCATATGGGCAACAATAACCGCTGGGCCAGGGAAGGCGGCCTGGTAGATGAAATACTGGTAGAAAATACCTATCGCAATCCCGAAGGAAATCCGATCATCTTCGACAGCATCCTGCTGGATAAGGTAAAACAAGAGCCCAATATTGAGCTGCTGTTAAATACAGTGGTGTATGACCTTGATAAAAAGGAGGAGCTTATCACCGCAGTAAAAGCGTATTGCAGTCAGAACCAAACCGAATATTATTTAAAAGCCCCTTTATTCTGCGATGCCTCCGGCGATGGTGTTTTGGGATTCTTAGCCGGGGCCGCCTTTCGAATGGGAGCCGAAAGTAAACAGGAATTTAATGAACCCTTTGCACCAACGGAGGAATACGGTGAGCTCCTGGGCCATTCGCTCTATTTCTATTCAAAAGACACGGGCCGCCCCGTAAAATTTATCCCGCCGGCCTTTGCCCTGGAAGATATTAAAACTATTCCACGCTTCAGAAGCTTTAACGCCAAAGAATATGGCTGCAAGTTGTGGTGGATCGAATATGGAGGCCGGATGGATACCGTGCACGACACCGAGAAAATAAAATGGGAACTATGGAAGGTGGTGTATGGCGTATGGAATTATATTAAAAATTCCGGTAATTTTCCTGAATCCGAAACCTTAACGTTGGAATGGGTGGGCATGATCCCCGGAAAACGGGAAAGCCGCCGCTTTGAGGGCGACTATATTTTAAAGCAGCAGGACATAGTAGAGCAGCGCCACCATGCGGACGCCATCGCCTTTGGCGGATGGAGCATTGACCTGCACCCGGCCGATGGTATTTATTCCAGCGCTCCCGGCTGCGATCAATGGCATAGTAAGGGCATCTATCCTATTCCCTATCGTTGCATCTATTCAAAGAATATCAAAAACCTGTTCCTGGCGGGCCGGATCATCAGCAGCTCGCACGTGGCTTTTGCTTCTTCAAGGGTGATGGCTACCAGCGCTTATGTGGCACAGGCCGTAGCCATTGCAGCCAGGCTTTGCAAAGAACACCAATGCCTTCCGGCAGACATTATCAATAATGGTAAAATAACATTATTACAGCAAGAGCTGATCCATACCGGCCAGTATATTCCGGGCATTCACCTGCCGGATCCCGGGAATATAACAACCCTGGCCACTATAACAGCCAGTAGCGAACTGCAATTACAGGAGTTGCCGGCCGATGGTCAGTTCCTCGACCTGGATCCTGCTATTGCCCAGATGCTGCCTTTCGGCGGTGGAAAGATCCCAGATATATCCCTGCTGGTGTATAGCGAAACGGATACGGTGCTCCATGCTGAATTAAGAATTTGCTCCCGAACCGGCAGTTATACTCCTGACACCACACTGGCGGCTTTTCATTATACACTCCGGCCCGGAGCAAACCAGGTATCCGTTCGCCCTGATATCGTTCTTGATGGGGAGCAATATATTTTCCTGGTGCTGCATAAAAATCCGGCTGTAAAAGTTGCGCGTTCTTCACAGCGCATTACGGGTATTCTTTCCATCTTCAATACGATTAACCCCGCTGTTTCCAATTATGGCCGGCAGGAGCCCCCTGAAAATATCGGCATGGATCCGTTTGAGTTCTGGTGCCCGCAGCGCCGCCCGGCAGGCCATAACCTGGCGCTCACCCTAAGTGAACCTGTTAATGGCTTTACCGCAACCAGTATAAAGAATGGCATTGCCCGGCCTACCACGCAACCCAACGCCTGGGTCGCCGATTTTAAGGATGCACAACCCTCAATCACTTTACAATGGAAGCAACCGGTAACCATCAAAAAAATAGCCCTTTCTTTTGACACCGATTTTGATCATCCCATGGAATCAGTTCTCATGACCCATCCTGAAACTGTGATGCCCTTTTGCGTGCGTGATTATGTCATTTATAATGACCAGGGCGAAAAGATTTATGAAAAAAAGGGCAATTATCAAACGCGTAATACCATTTATTTTGAGGAAGGAGCACACACCACCCAGATAAAAATAGCGCCACAACATCCGTCATCGACCACACCTGCAGCCCTTTTTGAAGTGTTGTGCTTTGAATGA